A region of Lepeophtheirus salmonis chromosome 13, UVic_Lsal_1.4, whole genome shotgun sequence DNA encodes the following proteins:
- the LOC121128656 gene encoding protein HGV2 isoform X2 produces MSPHPPSDTPVAPSKCPGPSPSKKEAEVVSKAMEFLISGKRNLLVQDVSGATTALEEACKLLGQQFGETGRECGEAYFYYGKALLELARMESGVIDNAFDGESEDSKEDEDEDEESEDKDEESEDKDEESEDKDEESEDKDEAGEKSEKKMKDEETKETESIGSNDAGSSEIKDVKDKDAVEKEEEEDPSNLQLSWEMLELAKSIFQKHADSIENPKDDKRIELETKLCEVYQLLGEVSIENENYEQAVEDLNSCLRRREELLPSDSRSIAETHYQLGVALGFNLRFDDAVKALESSISVLNSRVQKLESKSESQDPSKKDDAFYTREREIEEIKKLIPEIKEKIVDTRDMQEETKKKIKEGGLGAFESSSPSNSDKDKPVTNITNLVKKRKKSGENANGDEPTKKPHLEENGTNGVKTSNGNSEAKTNGKVETSA; encoded by the exons ATGTCTCCTCACCCACCTTCTGATACTCCAGTGGCTCCAAGCAAATGTCCGGGACCTTCTCCTTCCAAGAAGGAAGC GGAGGTTGTAAGCAAAGCCATGGAGTTCCTCATTTCTGGTAAACGGAATCTGCTGGTGCAGGATGTAAGTGGAGCAACTACAGCTCTGGAAGAGGCCTGCAAGCTTCTTGGGCAGCAATTTGGTGAAACGGGTCGCGAGTGTGGAGAGGCTTACTTTTATTATGGGAAAGCTCTCCTGGAACTGGCACGGATGGAGTCTGGAGTGATTGATAACGCTTTTGACGGAG AATCAGAAGACTCTAAAGAAGATGAAGACGAAGATGAGGAATCCGAAGACAAAGATGAGGAATCTGAAGACAAAGATGAGGAATCTGAAGACAAAGATGAAGAATCCGAAGACAAAGATGAAGCCGgtgaaaaaagtgaaaaaaagatgaaagatGAAGAAACGAAAGAAACAGAGTCTATTGGTTCTAATGATGCAGGTTCTTCTGAGATTAAAGATGTCAAGGACAAAGATGCAGttgagaaagaagaagaagaggatccATCTAATCTTCAATTGTCTTGGGAAATGCTTGAGCTAGCCaagagtatttttcaaaaacacgCCGACAGTATTGAAAATCCAAAGGATGATAAGCGTATTGAATTGGAAACTAAATTATGTGAGGTATATCAACTTCTCGGTGAAGTCTCCATCGAAAATGAAAATTACGAACAG GCTGTTGAAGATCTCAATTCGTGTCTTAGACGGCGTGAAGAACTATTGCCATCAGATTCCCGATCAATAGCCGAAACTCATTATCAACTTGGAGTAGCTCTTGGTTTTAATCTGAGATTTGATGATGCTGTCAAAGCCTTGGAGTCTtctattagtgttctgaactcCCGCGTACAAAAACTCGAAAGTAAATCTGAATCTCAAGATCCATCAAAGAAAGACGACGCTTTCTATACTCGTGAAAGAGAAATTGaggaaattaagaaattaatcccagaaataaaggaaaaaattgtcGATACCCGTGATATGCAAgaggaaacaaaaaagaaaatcaaggaAGGTGGCTTAGGCGCATTTGAATCTTCTAGCCCATCAAATTCTGATAAAG ATAAGCCTGTTACAAATATAACAAATCTTGTTAAGAAGCGTAAAAAGTCGGGTGAAAATGCCAATGGTGACGAGCCAACTAAGAAACCTCACTTAGAAGAAAATGGTACAAATGGTGTTAAAACCAGTAATGGTAATTCAGAAGCGAAAACAAATGGAAAAGTAGAAACTTCTGCGTAA
- the LOC121128656 gene encoding protein HGV2 isoform X1: MSPHPPSDTPVAPSKCPGPSPSKKEAEVVSKAMEFLISGKRNLLVQDVSGATTALEEACKLLGQQFGETGRECGEAYFYYGKALLELARMESGVIDNAFDGVQSDEDEANDSKIGNPNDVTEGEAQKISEQVDDALIENCQELESSNKKKNVNGDKKDAKEEGKTNGDACKTNGNHAKESEGKEKDGETKEEDKDTDVEMSEKEKDVEKEENGHKESEDSKEDEDEDEESEDKDEESEDKDEESEDKDEESEDKDEAGEKSEKKMKDEETKETESIGSNDAGSSEIKDVKDKDAVEKEEEEDPSNLQLSWEMLELAKSIFQKHADSIENPKDDKRIELETKLCEVYQLLGEVSIENENYEQAVEDLNSCLRRREELLPSDSRSIAETHYQLGVALGFNLRFDDAVKALESSISVLNSRVQKLESKSESQDPSKKDDAFYTREREIEEIKKLIPEIKEKIVDTRDMQEETKKKIKEGGLGAFESSSPSNSDKDKPVTNITNLVKKRKKSGENANGDEPTKKPHLEENGTNGVKTSNGNSEAKTNGKVETSA; encoded by the exons ATGTCTCCTCACCCACCTTCTGATACTCCAGTGGCTCCAAGCAAATGTCCGGGACCTTCTCCTTCCAAGAAGGAAGC GGAGGTTGTAAGCAAAGCCATGGAGTTCCTCATTTCTGGTAAACGGAATCTGCTGGTGCAGGATGTAAGTGGAGCAACTACAGCTCTGGAAGAGGCCTGCAAGCTTCTTGGGCAGCAATTTGGTGAAACGGGTCGCGAGTGTGGAGAGGCTTACTTTTATTATGGGAAAGCTCTCCTGGAACTGGCACGGATGGAGTCTGGAGTGATTGATAACGCTTTTGACGGAG TCCAATCTGACGAGGATGAAGCTAACGATTCCAAAATTGGAAATCCTAACGATGTGACTGAAGGAGAAGCTCAAAAGATATCTGAGCAGGTGGATGATGCACTCATCGAAAATTGCCAAGAGTTGGAATCCTCCAACAAGAAGAAGAATGTGAATGGCGACAAGAAAGACGCCAAAGAGGAGGGGAAAACCAATGGAGATGCTTGCAAAACAAACGGAAATCACGCGAAAGAGAGTGAAGGAAAGGAAAAAGATGGCGAGACGAAGGAGGAAGACAAAGACACTGATGTCGAAATGAGTGAGAAAGAAAAAGATGTCGAAAAGGAAGAAAATGGGCACAAGG AATCAGAAGACTCTAAAGAAGATGAAGACGAAGATGAGGAATCCGAAGACAAAGATGAGGAATCTGAAGACAAAGATGAGGAATCTGAAGACAAAGATGAAGAATCCGAAGACAAAGATGAAGCCGgtgaaaaaagtgaaaaaaagatgaaagatGAAGAAACGAAAGAAACAGAGTCTATTGGTTCTAATGATGCAGGTTCTTCTGAGATTAAAGATGTCAAGGACAAAGATGCAGttgagaaagaagaagaagaggatccATCTAATCTTCAATTGTCTTGGGAAATGCTTGAGCTAGCCaagagtatttttcaaaaacacgCCGACAGTATTGAAAATCCAAAGGATGATAAGCGTATTGAATTGGAAACTAAATTATGTGAGGTATATCAACTTCTCGGTGAAGTCTCCATCGAAAATGAAAATTACGAACAG GCTGTTGAAGATCTCAATTCGTGTCTTAGACGGCGTGAAGAACTATTGCCATCAGATTCCCGATCAATAGCCGAAACTCATTATCAACTTGGAGTAGCTCTTGGTTTTAATCTGAGATTTGATGATGCTGTCAAAGCCTTGGAGTCTtctattagtgttctgaactcCCGCGTACAAAAACTCGAAAGTAAATCTGAATCTCAAGATCCATCAAAGAAAGACGACGCTTTCTATACTCGTGAAAGAGAAATTGaggaaattaagaaattaatcccagaaataaaggaaaaaattgtcGATACCCGTGATATGCAAgaggaaacaaaaaagaaaatcaaggaAGGTGGCTTAGGCGCATTTGAATCTTCTAGCCCATCAAATTCTGATAAAG ATAAGCCTGTTACAAATATAACAAATCTTGTTAAGAAGCGTAAAAAGTCGGGTGAAAATGCCAATGGTGACGAGCCAACTAAGAAACCTCACTTAGAAGAAAATGGTACAAATGGTGTTAAAACCAGTAATGGTAATTCAGAAGCGAAAACAAATGGAAAAGTAGAAACTTCTGCGTAA